A single region of the Musa acuminata AAA Group cultivar baxijiao chromosome BXJ1-11, Cavendish_Baxijiao_AAA, whole genome shotgun sequence genome encodes:
- the LOC103970831 gene encoding pentatricopeptide repeat-containing protein At1g05750, chloroplastic-like — protein sequence MSSRKIFLVSILRNPNPAFDLSPDVAASLFRILAARSPSFPALRASHALLIVSGAVPFHKQVNRRLAALYSRLSPDDAVLLHCQLRSPDPIISGFVIKSLVRRRRDPSDVVAFFCRHVHPVGCRPSRCTFPLLITSSKFSESIHQGEILHCLALKLGFLGHLPVPNSLIHMYASCDGLDLARQLFDEMPKKDRVSYNSLLDGYVKSCDFDEAERLLRIIPDWNVISWSTLFNGFVRNQMFSRGIRFFQQMQKLGVEPDDCSVVSLLVVYANYELAQHGKSVHGLLLRRWRQIPLHVSNALVNFYCKCGLLDAAAKVFERTMEKDLISWNTLISGFGSNGRGEEALGFFKRMLQEGTKPNDITFIGILVACAHSGLVEEALHHFKMMSSEFGMKPTFAHHWCLVDLYVRLESPCDALKVIQEMPLYNQSAIWGAVICLAKVRGDISVGERLGKHLIELEPDNSRRYLPLLNIYTAASRWDKYKELMELMKARGLKKLPDCTLIDLNLVVHKFLVGDKSQPEIEKVYGVLENIANQLKLQPPKADDAMVDAI from the coding sequence ATGTCTTCTCGCAAAATTTTCCTCGTTTCCATCCTCCGCAACCCCAACCCGGCCTTCGACCTCAGCCCCGACGTCGCCGCCTCCCTCTTTCGCATTCTCGCCGCCCGCTCCCCCTCCTTCCCCGCCCTCCGCGCTTCCCACGCCCTCCTCATCGTCTCTGGCGCCGTCCCTTTCCACAAGCAGGTCAACCGCCGCCTCGCTGCCCTCTACTCCCGTCTATCTCCCGACGACGCCGTCCTCCTCCACTGCCAGCTCCGCTCCCCCGATCCCATTATCTCCGGATTCGTTATCAAGTCCCTCGTCCGCCGCCGCCGTGACCCCTCGGACGTCGTCGCTTTCTTCTGCCGCCACGTCCACCCCGTCGGGTGCCGCCCCAGCCGCTGCACCTTCCCGCTCCTCATCACTTCGTCTAAGTTCTCCGAGTCCATCCACCAAGGTGAGATCCTCCACTGCCTTGCGCTGAAGTTGGGATTTTTGGGCCATTTGCCCGTCCCCAACTCCTTGATCCACATGTACGCGTCTTGCGACGGGTTGGACCTGGCGAGGCAGCTGTTTGATGAAATGCCCAAGAAAGACAGAGTCTCGTACAACTCCTTGCTCGATGGATATGTCAAAAGTTGCGATTTTGATGAGGCCGAGCGGCTGCTTCGGATCATTCCTGATTGGAATGTCATTTCCTGGTCTACTCTGTTCAATGGGTTTGTTAGGAACCAGATGTTCTCCAGGGGAATCCGTTTCTTTCAGCAAATGCAAAAGCTTGGGGTCGAGCCAGATGATTGCTCGGTGGTCAGTTTGCTGGTCGTCTACGCAAATTATGAGTTAGCACAGCATGGGAAATCGGTCCATGGGCTCTTGTTGAGGAGATGGCGACAGATTCCGCTTCATGTGAGTAATGCATTGGTCAATTTTTATTGCAAATGTGGATTGTTAGATGCAGCGGCCAAAGTATTCGAGAGAACCATGGAGAAGGATTTGATTAGTTGGAACACATTGATTTCTGGCTTTGGAAGTAATGGCCGTGGTGAGGAAGCACTTGGCTTCTTCAAAAGAATGTTGCAGGAAGGTACGAAACCCAATGATATTACGTTTATTGGTATCTTAGTAGCTTGTGCTCATTCAGGCTTGGTTGAGGAAGCGCTTCACCATTTTAAGATGATGAGCTCCGAGTTTGGTATGAAGCCAACATTTGCACATCACTGGTGTTTGGTGGATTTATATGTTCGTCTTGAAAGTCCTTGCGATGCACTGAAGGTGATCCAGGAGATGCCATTGTATAATCAGTCGGCCATATGGGGTGCTGTAATTTGTCTAGCAAAAGTTCGCGGTGATATTAGTGTAGGGGAGCGTCTAGGGAAACATTTAATTGAGCTGGAACCAGATAATAGCAGAAGGTATCTGCCTCTATTAAATATTTATACTGCAGCATCAAGATGGGATAAGTATAAGGAGTTAATGGAATTGATGAAGGCAAGGGGACTCAAGAAGTTGCCCGACTGTACACTGATAGACTTGAATCTTGTTGTTCACAAGTTCTTGGTGGGTGATAAATCCCAACCAGAAATCGAGAAAGTTTATGGAGTGTTGGAGAATATTGCAAACCAACTGAAATTGCAGCCTCCCAAGGCCGATGATGCCATGGTTGATGCAATTTAG